CACCTCACCGATCTGGCACCGCCAGTACCGCGAAGACAAGCAGGGGCGGCCCACCTTCCTGAAGATGCCAGCGGCCCAGCCACGCGTCGGCGCGGCGGGCCGTCCGTTTCACTGACCGCTCACTTCAAGCGCCGACTTTCAAACTCGGCGTGCAGCGTCAGGTAGCGCAGCCAGGCGCGGGCGCTGAGCGGTCCCAGCGAATTGTGCTCGACCTTGCCCAGCGGCGGCTGTGCTCCGAAAGAGTGAACGAGGTCACTGGTCTGGGCGCGGGTCAGCGAAGCGAGCTGACGCAGGCCCGCCAGGTCCAGGCTTTCGGCGGGAAGGTAGAGCCGGTGGCCGTCCATGACGAACCCGCTGCCGCCAAGCACCTTCAGGCGCGACTGGCCCCAGCGCTCGATGCCGATGATGTGGCGAAGCTGCTGGCGGTTGGCTTCGGTGTCGTCGGCCTGGGCCACCCGGCGCTCCAGGCGCATACCCGCTTCGTCGAGGCTGCGGCGCAACTCGGCGTAACTGCGGCGGCGTGAGGGAGTTTCTAACGCCACGTCGACCGCCAGCGCCTTGAGCTGCGCCTGGCGGCCCTTGGCCAGCCGCGCCACCACGATCAGCAGGGCCAGCGCCAGCAATACTTTCCAGAAGCGGAAGGGAGAAGGCAGCGGCACAGGGAGCATACGTGAGTGTAGCGCTCAACTCGGCAGTGGGTACGGCAGCGTGCCCTCGTAGATGGCGCGGCCCACGATGGCCCCCTGAATCTTGAGGGCCGACAGCAGCGCCACGTCCTGAAGGTCGCGCACGCCGCCGCCCACGATCAGGGTGTTGATCCACAACGTTCTGATTTCGGCCATCAGCTCGGCATCGAGGCCGCGCAGGGTACCGTCACGGCTGACATCGGTGAAGATCAGGGTTTCCAGGCCGCGCCCGGCCAGCTCGGCGGTGAGTTCGGCCACCCTGACACCGCTGCCCTGCGCCCAGCCGTGGGTGGCGACCTCCAGACCGCGCGCGTCCACGCTGACCACCACCCGCTCGGGGCCGTGCACAGCCAGCAGTTCGCTGACCAGTGCGGGGCGGGCCACCGCCGCCGTGCCGATGACGACGCGCGACACACCCAGCTCGATCAGCGCCTCGGCCCGCGCCCGGTCACGGATGCCGCCGCCCACTTCGACCGGTACGCCCACACTCTGCACGATCTCGGCGATAATGGCCGCGTTCTCGCCGCGCCCGGTGGCGGCGTCCAGATCGACCAGGTGCAGCATCGCCGCGCCGAGCGAGACCCAGTGCTGGGCGGCCTTTAAGGGTGACTCGAAGTACACCGTCTCGCGCTCGGGGTCGCCCTCGTAGAGCCGCACGGCGCGGCCCTGCTGAATGTCCACGCACGGCAGGATCATCGGCGCGGGGAGCGAATCGGTGTCGGGCGGCAGGAAAGCGCTCATGCCCCGGAGTCTAACCCGGCGGCAGTGGAGTCGGCGGCAGG
This portion of the Deinococcus rubellus genome encodes:
- a CDS encoding DinB family protein, translated to MLPVPLPSPFRFWKVLLALALLIVVARLAKGRQAQLKALAVDVALETPSRRRSYAELRRSLDEAGMRLERRVAQADDTEANRQQLRHIIGIERWGQSRLKVLGGSGFVMDGHRLYLPAESLDLAGLRQLASLTRAQTSDLVHSFGAQPPLGKVEHNSLGPLSARAWLRYLTLHAEFESRRLK
- the hisA gene encoding 1-(5-phosphoribosyl)-5-[(5-phosphoribosylamino)methylideneamino]imidazole-4-carboxamide isomerase; translated protein: MSAFLPPDTDSLPAPMILPCVDIQQGRAVRLYEGDPERETVYFESPLKAAQHWVSLGAAMLHLVDLDAATGRGENAAIIAEIVQSVGVPVEVGGGIRDRARAEALIELGVSRVVIGTAAVARPALVSELLAVHGPERVVVSVDARGLEVATHGWAQGSGVRVAELTAELAGRGLETLIFTDVSRDGTLRGLDAELMAEIRTLWINTLIVGGGVRDLQDVALLSALKIQGAIVGRAIYEGTLPYPLPS